In the Lysinibacillus sp. PLM2 genome, one interval contains:
- the gpo gene encoding glutathione peroxidase, with the protein MTTVYDFSVKLPTGEMKSLKDYEGKPLLIVNTASKCGLTPQFKGLQELYDKYKEQGLEILGFPCDQFNNQEFNDIDETLQFCQMNYGVTFPMFAKIDVNGDNADPLFKFLKEQKKGVLSKNIKWNFTKFLIDKNGNVIERYAPTTEPEKIDDDIQKIL; encoded by the coding sequence ATGACAACTGTTTACGACTTTTCCGTAAAGCTACCTACTGGGGAAATGAAATCACTTAAAGATTATGAGGGGAAACCATTACTTATCGTTAATACTGCAAGCAAATGCGGGCTAACACCACAATTTAAAGGTCTTCAGGAACTTTATGATAAATACAAGGAGCAAGGGCTCGAAATTCTCGGTTTCCCTTGTGATCAGTTCAATAATCAGGAATTTAATGATATTGATGAAACCTTACAATTTTGCCAGATGAATTACGGCGTCACATTTCCAATGTTTGCAAAAATCGATGTCAATGGCGATAATGCTGATCCCTTATTTAAGTTTTTAAAAGAGCAGAAAAAGGGTGTTTTATCAAAAAATATTAAATGGAATTTCACGAAGTTTTTAATCGATAAAAATGGCAATGTTATTGAACGCTATGCACCCACAACCGAACCAGAGAAGATTGATGACGATATCCAAAAAATATTGTAA
- a CDS encoding NUDIX hydrolase, with translation MNLKRQIENYKPYNAQETKDQEVILKYMDTFDNLLVRDNEFAHFTASAWLVNQNHTKVLMAYHNIYNSWSWVGGHADGEEDLLKVAIKEAKEETGLSLVKPVSEEIYSIEILGVPAHEKRGKHVATHVHLNITYLLEADENELTKVKPDENSAIQWMGLKEAIEKSSEPEMKVVYKKLNEKLTIYSQL, from the coding sequence ATGAATCTGAAACGACAAATCGAAAATTATAAACCTTACAACGCACAAGAAACAAAGGATCAAGAGGTCATTCTGAAATATATGGATACATTCGATAATTTATTAGTTCGTGATAATGAATTCGCTCACTTTACTGCATCCGCGTGGCTTGTCAATCAAAATCATACAAAAGTATTGATGGCATATCACAATATTTATAATTCATGGTCATGGGTTGGTGGACATGCAGATGGTGAAGAGGATTTACTCAAAGTCGCTATTAAGGAGGCGAAGGAAGAAACGGGATTAAGTCTAGTCAAACCAGTATCAGAGGAGATTTATTCGATCGAAATTTTAGGAGTACCAGCTCATGAAAAACGAGGAAAGCACGTAGCGACACATGTTCATTTAAATATTACATATTTATTAGAAGCTGACGAAAATGAGCTAACAAAAGTAAAGCCTGATGAAAATAGTGCGATTCAGTGGATGGGACTGAAAGAAGCTATTGAGAAAAGTTCAGAACCGGAAATGAAAGTTGTTTATAAAAAATTGAATGAGAAATTGACTATATATAGTCAGCTGTAA
- the allB gene encoding allantoinase — protein sequence MAYDLILKKGTVVEPHQVSVRDIAVKDGVIVKIAPSIDMEDVQVVDLEGKFVLPGAIDVHVHFNEPGNVEWEGIETGSKMLAAGGVTMYFDMPLNSDPPTINVPALALKEKLSKEKSVIDYRFWGGLVPENIGELEALAETGVIGFKAFISNSGFEPFSSVNNQSLLIGMKRISKLDKILALHAESDEMTSFLQAEKIANGKLTPKDYCESRPIAAEVEAVVRALSYAEITGCALHFVHISSPEAVGIIHEAKGRGLDVTLETCAHYLLFNDEAFEEHGVFAKCAPPLRPPNVQNDLVTLLVEGKIDFITSDHSPCSPHLKDLSEHSFFEAWGGISGGQYTLLAMLKVAKEKDLPLTKVSELTAQAPAERFGITQKGRIAKGYDADFAIVEEVPFVVTKENMLAKHKQSLYEGYEFTHSIVATYCRGNKVF from the coding sequence ATGGCATATGACCTTATTTTAAAAAAAGGAACAGTTGTAGAACCACACCAAGTCTCGGTACGTGATATCGCAGTGAAGGATGGTGTAATCGTAAAAATCGCTCCTTCAATTGATATGGAAGACGTGCAAGTGGTCGATTTAGAGGGCAAGTTTGTTTTACCTGGTGCCATTGATGTCCATGTGCATTTTAATGAACCGGGAAACGTTGAGTGGGAAGGGATTGAAACAGGCTCTAAAATGCTTGCTGCTGGTGGTGTAACGATGTATTTTGATATGCCATTAAATAGCGATCCCCCGACGATTAATGTACCTGCCTTAGCGCTAAAGGAAAAATTATCGAAGGAAAAGTCTGTGATTGATTATCGATTTTGGGGAGGTCTTGTTCCAGAAAATATTGGGGAACTTGAGGCGCTAGCTGAAACAGGCGTTATTGGATTTAAAGCTTTTATTTCAAATTCTGGATTTGAGCCCTTTTCTTCGGTAAATAACCAGTCTTTGTTAATAGGTATGAAAAGGATAAGTAAATTAGATAAAATTTTAGCTTTGCATGCGGAAAGTGATGAAATGACGAGCTTTCTACAAGCTGAAAAAATAGCGAATGGAAAATTAACGCCAAAGGATTATTGTGAATCAAGACCAATCGCAGCAGAAGTAGAAGCGGTTGTTCGTGCATTAAGCTATGCTGAAATTACAGGTTGCGCCCTTCACTTTGTTCATATTAGTAGTCCGGAAGCTGTTGGAATTATACATGAGGCAAAGGGGCGCGGTTTAGACGTAACGCTCGAAACCTGTGCACATTATTTGCTGTTTAATGACGAAGCCTTTGAAGAACATGGGGTTTTTGCCAAATGTGCACCACCTCTTCGCCCACCAAATGTCCAAAATGATTTAGTAACATTATTGGTAGAAGGGAAAATTGATTTCATTACTTCTGATCATTCTCCTTGTTCTCCGCACTTGAAGGATTTAAGTGAGCATAGCTTTTTTGAAGCATGGGGAGGGATTAGCGGCGGACAGTATACCCTACTAGCAATGTTAAAGGTTGCGAAGGAAAAGGATTTACCGCTAACAAAAGTATCGGAATTAACAGCTCAAGCACCAGCAGAAAGGTTCGGCATTACTCAGAAAGGCAGGATTGCAAAAGGTTATGATGCAGACTTTGCTATCGTAGAGGAAGTACCTTTTGTTGTGACGAAGGAAAATATGTTGGCAAAGCATAAACAATCCCTATATGAAGGCTATGAATTTACGCATAGTATCGTAGCTACCTATTGTCGCGGGAATAAAGTGTTTTAA
- a CDS encoding DNA mismatch repair protein MutT, producing MTEDQEYYKFLRKYVGTKPLILPGSTVIILNENGEVLLQKRPEGRWGLPGGLMNLGESFEQVAIREVLEETGLHIRNLRLLHVFSGEEFYTKAPNGDEFYGVTAVFLTNEGEGELHKHSSETIDIQYFNCRKLPDRMVGSHRRFIEQFVCS from the coding sequence ATGACAGAAGACCAAGAGTATTATAAGTTTTTGAGGAAGTATGTTGGAACAAAGCCTTTAATATTACCAGGCTCCACGGTAATTATTTTAAATGAAAATGGGGAGGTTTTACTGCAAAAGAGACCCGAAGGAAGATGGGGGTTGCCAGGTGGATTAATGAATCTTGGTGAAAGCTTTGAACAAGTAGCCATTCGAGAAGTGTTAGAGGAAACGGGCTTACATATTCGGAATCTTAGACTGCTTCATGTTTTTTCGGGAGAAGAATTTTATACGAAAGCCCCAAATGGTGATGAATTTTATGGAGTGACAGCAGTTTTTTTAACAAATGAAGGAGAAGGGGAACTACATAAACATTCCTCTGAAACAATTGATATACAGTATTTTAACTGTCGCAAATTACCAGATAGAATGGTTGGGAGTCATCGTAGGTTTATTGAACAGTTTGTGTGTAGCTAA
- a CDS encoding chromosome partitioning protein ParA, which translates to MATVIATINLKGGVAKTTTSVGLAEILSSEFKKKVLFIDLDPQTNGTTMLIGEHAWKELNDQGYTLARLFESALKPNEYIFDLENTLQRNVSNILSVMSLDLIPSSLDLIKVQDELAKVPMGPLYTNNPTDILRKAIQPILNNYDYILIDCPPNLGIITLNGLRIADGYMIPTIPDVLSTYGIPQIINRVNDFAWEIGYPIETLGIVITKYKENSNIHKTTLRKLKREIDAPLLNGIFKENNQMASAADFTMTYATFRQKWGYGGQFDAFYSLANEIVERYERNEH; encoded by the coding sequence TTGGCTACTGTTATTGCAACTATTAACTTAAAGGGTGGCGTAGCAAAAACAACGACAAGTGTTGGACTAGCTGAGATTCTTTCATCTGAATTTAAAAAGAAGGTGCTTTTCATCGATCTAGATCCTCAAACGAATGGTACAACGATGTTAATTGGTGAGCATGCATGGAAAGAGTTGAACGACCAAGGCTATACATTAGCGCGTTTATTTGAAAGCGCATTAAAGCCGAATGAATACATCTTTGATTTAGAAAATACGTTGCAACGTAATGTATCCAATATTTTATCTGTGATGAGTCTAGATCTGATTCCCTCTAGTTTAGATTTGATTAAAGTACAGGACGAACTAGCAAAAGTGCCAATGGGTCCACTATATACAAATAATCCAACGGACATTTTACGAAAAGCGATTCAGCCGATTCTAAACAACTATGATTATATATTAATTGATTGTCCACCGAATCTTGGCATTATTACCCTCAATGGCCTTCGAATTGCAGATGGCTATATGATTCCTACGATTCCAGATGTGCTTTCCACATACGGTATTCCACAAATTATAAACCGTGTAAATGACTTCGCATGGGAAATTGGTTACCCAATTGAGACATTAGGTATAGTAATAACGAAGTATAAGGAAAATTCTAATATTCATAAAACAACTTTGAGAAAATTAAAGCGAGAAATCGATGCACCACTACTCAATGGAATTTTTAAAGAAAATAACCAAATGGCAAGTGCAGCTGATTTCACAATGACCTATGCGACATTCCGTCAAAAATGGGGCTATGGAGGTCAATTTGATGCCTTTTACAGCTTAGCTAATGAAATAGTGGAGAGGTATGAAAGAAATGAACATTGA